A window from Bacteroidota bacterium encodes these proteins:
- a CDS encoding class I SAM-dependent methyltransferase, which yields MICKICNYDMSRPSHRVKEMMFGLKTEHDYYECPACESLQIAEVPADLEKYYPGNYYSFKPQPEKNIDTTFLRKLKSSYLLYGKNKIPGFLLSIGYKIPEYTMWLKQAQVQYNDAILDAGSGSGDILAHYCKAGFTDLLGIDPFLKTEFVSDNGKLQLLRKSLFDKLTYDQFDFVMLNHSFEHMDEPHKIFKRLSELVKPGKFLLVRIPLNKSFASGKYGTNWVDWDAPRHLILHSVKSMRILAQEHGFETKQIIYDSTAFQFWGSEQYSRGISLHDERSYAVNKDNSVFSDAEINNWKKMAAELNKKGEGDQACFFLQRK from the coding sequence ATGATTTGTAAGATCTGTAATTATGATATGAGCCGGCCTTCGCACCGGGTAAAAGAAATGATGTTTGGTTTGAAGACGGAGCATGATTATTACGAATGCCCGGCGTGTGAATCATTACAGATCGCCGAAGTGCCAGCGGACCTGGAAAAATATTACCCGGGTAATTATTATTCATTCAAGCCACAGCCGGAAAAAAATATTGACACTACCTTTTTAAGAAAACTGAAATCTTCTTACTTGTTGTACGGAAAAAATAAAATTCCGGGTTTCCTGTTATCGATCGGTTATAAAATTCCCGAATATACAATGTGGCTTAAACAAGCACAGGTACAATATAATGATGCCATTCTCGATGCAGGTTCCGGCAGTGGTGATATACTGGCTCATTACTGTAAAGCCGGGTTTACTGATCTTTTGGGAATTGATCCTTTTTTAAAAACTGAATTTGTTTCTGATAATGGTAAACTTCAGTTACTGAGAAAATCCCTTTTTGATAAATTGACCTATGACCAGTTTGATTTTGTAATGCTCAATCATTCCTTTGAGCATATGGATGAACCGCATAAAATATTCAAGCGGTTATCTGAATTGGTAAAGCCGGGAAAATTTTTACTGGTTCGTATCCCTCTTAATAAATCTTTTGCATCCGGCAAATACGGAACTAATTGGGTGGATTGGGATGCACCGCGGCACCTCATACTTCATAGTGTAAAAAGTATGCGCATACTTGCACAGGAGCATGGCTTTGAGACAAAGCAAATCATTTATGATTCAACTGCATTCCAATTTTGGGGAAGTGAACAGTACAGTCGCGGTATCAGCCTGCATGATGAAAGATCATATGCCGTTAATAAAGACAATTCAGTTTTTTCAGATGCTGAAATAAATAACTGGAAAAAAATGGCTGCTGAACTTAATAAAAAAGGAGAAGGCGACCAGGCTTGCTTCTTTTTACAAAGAAAATGA
- a CDS encoding ATP-binding protein translates to MLVKTFGSAVYGVEAITITVEVNAMSTNIGQVMVGLADNAVKESIQRIESTMRTNGYAMPRMRTVINLAPADIKKSGTAFDLPIAIGILAADEKIKNPEAISSYIIMGELSLDGEIRPIKGALPIAIQARKEKFKGLIVPKVNAREAGMVNNLNVYGVEHIREVIDFFENGEQGLEPVVINTREEFLHAQADFEIDFADVKGQENIKRALEIAAAGGHNAILIGPPGAGKTMLAKRLPTILPPLSLQEALETTKIHSVAGKLPENATLISKRPFRSPHHTISDVALVGGGGIPQPGEISLAHNGVLFLDELPEFKRTVLEVMRQPMEERRVTISRAKVAIDFPSSFMLIASMNPCPCGFYNHPEKECSCPPGAVQKYLNKISGPLLDRIDLHVEVTPVAFRELSSVKTSEHSADIRARVMKAREMQEERYKESPGTYCNAQMSSKQLKEICVIDNVSQNLLKAAMEKLNLSARAYDRILKVSRTIADLNESEIIKAEHVAEAIQYRSLDREGWGG, encoded by the coding sequence ATGTTAGTTAAGACATTTGGCAGCGCTGTGTACGGAGTGGAAGCGATCACCATCACGGTTGAAGTAAATGCCATGAGTACCAATATCGGGCAGGTGATGGTAGGATTGGCAGATAATGCGGTGAAGGAAAGCATTCAGCGTATTGAAAGTACGATGCGAACAAATGGCTATGCAATGCCGAGAATGAGAACAGTGATCAATCTTGCACCGGCTGATATTAAAAAGAGCGGAACAGCATTTGATCTGCCAATTGCAATCGGCATTTTAGCTGCTGATGAAAAAATTAAAAATCCAGAAGCTATTTCCAGTTATATCATTATGGGTGAGTTAAGTCTTGATGGCGAGATACGTCCGATAAAAGGCGCATTGCCTATCGCTATACAGGCACGCAAAGAAAAATTTAAAGGACTGATCGTTCCCAAAGTAAATGCAAGAGAAGCAGGGATGGTAAATAATCTGAATGTATATGGCGTCGAACATATTCGTGAAGTGATTGATTTTTTTGAAAATGGTGAGCAGGGTTTGGAACCTGTAGTGATCAATACCCGTGAAGAATTTTTACATGCACAAGCCGATTTTGAAATTGATTTTGCTGATGTAAAAGGCCAGGAAAATATCAAACGGGCATTAGAGATCGCCGCAGCAGGTGGGCATAATGCCATACTGATCGGCCCGCCCGGTGCTGGTAAAACAATGCTTGCAAAAAGATTACCAACCATACTTCCTCCACTTAGTTTACAAGAGGCATTGGAAACAACAAAGATCCATTCTGTTGCCGGTAAATTACCGGAGAATGCAACACTCATTTCAAAACGCCCATTCCGTTCACCACATCATACAATTTCTGATGTTGCATTGGTTGGTGGTGGTGGCATACCACAACCGGGGGAAATTTCATTGGCACATAATGGTGTTTTGTTTTTGGATGAGTTGCCAGAGTTTAAAAGAACAGTGCTCGAAGTAATGCGCCAACCGATGGAAGAAAGAAGAGTGACTATTTCAAGAGCAAAAGTGGCGATTGATTTTCCTTCTTCATTTATGCTGATCGCATCCATGAACCCCTGCCCTTGCGGATTTTATAATCACCCCGAAAAAGAATGCAGTTGCCCACCCGGCGCTGTACAGAAATATTTAAATAAAATTTCCGGGCCATTGCTTGATAGAATTGATCTGCATGTGGAAGTAACTCCAGTTGCTTTTCGTGAATTATCTTCTGTAAAAACAAGCGAACACTCCGCCGATATAAGAGCAAGAGTGATGAAAGCAAGAGAAATGCAGGAAGAACGTTATAAAGAAAGTCCCGGCACTTATTGCAATGCACAAATGAGCAGTAAACAATTAAAAGAAATTTGTGTGATAGATAATGTGAGCCAGAATTTATTAAAAGCCGCAATGGAAAAACTCAACCTTTCTGCCAGGGCTTATGATAGAATCCTAAAAGTATCAAGAACGATCGCTGACCTCAATGAAAGTGAAATAATAAAAGCGGAGCATGTAGCTGAAGCCATTCAATACAGAAGCCTTGACAGGGAAGGCTGGGGCGGTTGA
- a CDS encoding M1 family metallopeptidase gives MKKGVSLFSLLVLVFTTRSQSVIDVLHYRYELELSDKTDSIKGKASITVKFLNPTDNLSLDFVLIKNGKQHMLTYATTTIDEKKVVQVKSNDEELRLQLAKPAKAGDIETFIISYKGIPNDGLIISKNKYGHRTFFADNWPDRAHYWIPCKDDPADKASVEFIITAPEHYQVVANGIQVEETNITKGLKRTHWKEDEPLATKVMTIGVADFAVNMVGFVNNCIPVYSWGYPENGKEAVHDFSLTKDILSFYINTIGPYGYKKLANVQSKTRFGGLENASAIFYAEDKITGDGSNESLLAHEIAHQWFGNMATEKSFAHLWLSEGFATYFTTLFFENKYGKAKAAAMRDEDREQVIAFTERNNTPVVNTAETDFMNLLNENNYQKGGWILHMLRQQLGDSVFKKSIRKYYAAYAGKNADTEDLQKIIEEVSGKNLTQFFKQWLYTPGIPKLDIKWKYNSKEKNISVTVKQLQQTPFSFPLEIGYQSGQVVNARKMLNISKQSETFKIPMAQKPSELTADPDVNLLFKGNIAEEK, from the coding sequence ATGAAGAAAGGAGTTTCCCTCTTCAGTTTACTTGTTTTAGTTTTTACTACACGATCTCAATCCGTTATTGATGTATTGCATTACCGCTATGAACTGGAATTGTCAGATAAAACAGACAGCATTAAAGGTAAAGCAAGCATCACTGTTAAATTTTTAAACCCTACGGATAATCTTTCTTTGGATTTTGTTCTGATCAAAAATGGTAAACAGCATATGCTTACTTATGCTACGACAACTATCGATGAAAAAAAAGTGGTACAAGTAAAGAGCAATGATGAAGAATTACGGTTGCAACTGGCAAAACCTGCTAAAGCAGGCGATATCGAAACATTTATAATCTCCTATAAAGGCATTCCCAACGACGGGCTGATCATTTCAAAAAATAAATATGGGCACCGCACTTTTTTTGCTGACAACTGGCCCGACCGTGCCCATTACTGGATTCCTTGCAAAGATGATCCTGCTGATAAAGCTTCTGTGGAATTTATCATCACAGCACCCGAACACTACCAGGTAGTGGCAAATGGAATACAGGTTGAAGAAACAAATATTACAAAAGGGCTAAAACGAACACACTGGAAAGAAGATGAACCGCTGGCAACAAAAGTAATGACGATTGGTGTGGCTGATTTCGCCGTGAACATGGTAGGCTTTGTAAATAATTGCATCCCTGTTTATAGTTGGGGTTATCCCGAAAATGGAAAAGAAGCCGTGCATGATTTTTCATTGACAAAAGATATTCTTAGTTTTTACATCAATACGATCGGTCCTTATGGTTATAAAAAATTAGCCAACGTGCAATCGAAAACACGGTTCGGTGGTTTGGAAAATGCAAGTGCCATTTTTTATGCTGAAGATAAAATAACAGGTGATGGTAGTAATGAATCTTTGCTGGCACACGAAATAGCCCATCAATGGTTTGGGAATATGGCTACAGAAAAAAGTTTTGCGCATCTGTGGCTCAGCGAAGGGTTTGCTACTTATTTCACTACTTTATTTTTTGAGAATAAATATGGCAAAGCCAAGGCAGCAGCAATGAGAGATGAAGACCGGGAGCAAGTAATTGCTTTTACAGAAAGAAATAATACCCCGGTGGTAAATACAGCTGAAACTGATTTCATGAACTTGCTTAATGAAAACAATTACCAGAAAGGCGGTTGGATATTACATATGCTTCGCCAGCAGTTGGGCGATTCTGTTTTCAAAAAGTCAATACGTAAATATTACGCTGCGTATGCTGGTAAAAATGCTGACACAGAAGATCTGCAAAAAATTATTGAAGAAGTCTCTGGCAAAAATCTAACACAGTTTTTTAAACAATGGCTCTACACACCCGGCATACCGAAATTGGATATAAAATGGAAGTACAACAGTAAAGAAAAAAACATCTCAGTTACTGTAAAGCAATTACAGCAAACACCATTTTCATTTCCTCTTGAAATTGGTTACCAATCGGGTCAAGTTGTGAATGCCCGAAAAATGCTAAACATTTCCAAACAGTCTGAAACATTTAAAATTCCAATGGCACAAAAACCTTCAGAGTTGACGGCCGATCCGGATGTGAACCTGCTCTTTAAAGGAAATATTGCTGAAGAGAAATAA
- a CDS encoding DUF3500 domain-containing protein yields the protein MKSFLVLLLPVSLIAQTVKDDNTGSAKAIAFVKSLNEQQKAKAIFPFDDMNRYAWHYVPATMMARSGLAIKDIDSIQKMAFYELLKSFLSDEGYKRTQTIMSFEYLLKEMEPTNPHRIPENYFVSVYGHPGIDSVWAWKFTGHHLALNFTIVKNKPAFAPFFFGSNPAEVRQGPQKGLRILKDEEDLAFELVNSMNAEQKKTALFQLKAFADIVTTTAKEVSPLKPAGILTKDLNNDQKNLVNKIIVAYLSSMSPRLANARMAMVRTEDKNDIRFGWAGGLMKGEPHYYRIQGKTFLIEFDNTQNDANHIHMVWRDYDGDYGEDLLKEHYMNSNHHH from the coding sequence ATGAAATCATTTTTGGTGTTACTGTTGCCGGTTTCGCTTATTGCACAAACTGTAAAGGATGATAATACCGGCTCTGCCAAAGCCATCGCCTTTGTAAAATCATTAAACGAACAACAAAAAGCCAAAGCCATTTTCCCTTTTGATGATATGAACCGCTATGCCTGGCATTATGTGCCGGCTACCATGATGGCACGTTCCGGGCTTGCTATAAAAGATATAGACAGTATACAAAAGATGGCTTTCTATGAATTGCTCAAATCTTTTTTAAGCGATGAAGGATATAAAAGAACACAAACCATCATGAGCTTTGAATACCTGCTCAAAGAAATGGAGCCAACGAATCCACATCGTATACCGGAAAATTATTTTGTTTCGGTATATGGCCACCCGGGAATAGACAGTGTATGGGCCTGGAAATTTACCGGCCATCACCTGGCACTCAATTTTACCATTGTAAAAAATAAGCCGGCATTTGCTCCCTTCTTCTTTGGTTCTAATCCTGCTGAGGTAAGGCAAGGGCCGCAAAAAGGTTTGCGTATTTTGAAAGATGAAGAAGACCTTGCTTTTGAGCTGGTGAATTCGATGAATGCTGAACAAAAAAAAACAGCCTTGTTCCAGTTAAAAGCATTTGCCGATATTGTAACCACTACTGCCAAAGAAGTGTCCCCGCTGAAACCGGCGGGTATACTGACGAAGGACCTGAACAACGACCAAAAAAACCTTGTGAATAAGATCATAGTGGCTTATCTCTCTTCCATGTCGCCCCGGCTAGCCAATGCAAGAATGGCCATGGTAAGAACAGAAGATAAAAATGATATCCGTTTTGGTTGGGCCGGCGGATTGATGAAAGGAGAACCTCATTACTACCGGATACAGGGAAAAACATTTCTAATAGAATTTGATAACACACAGAACGACGCCAATCATATTCATATGGTATGGCGTGATTACGATGGCGACTATGGTGAAGATCTGCTGAAAGAACATTATATGAATTCAAATCATCATCATTAA
- a CDS encoding DUF3455 domain-containing protein — MKKMITKITSGFVLAATLAVVFISCSKEQQPVDNNSSKTQFATELRELNEATVLNCAGTIPDSLQVPEGNKLGYQAYATGVQIYEVRRSATNPNVFIWVNIAPSATLYLRPDYTNQTGIHYAGPSWEFSKGPYKGEKTVAAKLKGATINATAVPWLLLKAVDAQSSAGNQVTYIQRVCTTGGLAPATIPSESNLGQQQSIPYTATYLFYEKK, encoded by the coding sequence ATGAAAAAGATGATCACCAAAATCACTAGCGGCTTTGTGCTGGCAGCTACTCTTGCAGTTGTATTCATAAGCTGCAGTAAAGAACAGCAGCCAGTTGATAATAATAGCAGCAAAACACAGTTTGCAACTGAACTAAGAGAACTGAATGAAGCGACAGTATTGAATTGTGCCGGAACTATTCCTGATAGTTTGCAAGTACCCGAAGGAAACAAACTGGGTTACCAGGCTTATGCAACCGGTGTGCAGATCTATGAAGTGAGAAGAAGTGCTACAAATCCCAATGTTTTTATATGGGTAAATATTGCACCTTCTGCTACATTATACCTTCGTCCCGACTATACGAATCAGACGGGAATTCATTATGCTGGCCCAAGTTGGGAATTTTCAAAAGGCCCGTATAAAGGTGAGAAGACAGTAGCAGCAAAGCTGAAAGGAGCAACGATAAATGCAACAGCTGTTCCATGGTTGTTGTTGAAAGCCGTTGATGCGCAAAGCTCAGCCGGTAACCAGGTAACATATATACAACGTGTTTGCACAACAGGAGGTTTGGCGCCTGCAACAATACCCAGTGAATCAAACCTTGGACAACAGCAAAGCATACCTTATACAGCGACCTATCTTTTTTATGAAAAAAAGTGA
- a CDS encoding NAD(P)H-dependent oxidoreductase — translation MNNDQIRLIGLSGSLRKGSYNSLLLKAATQLLPADVTMDIVSIEDIPLYNADLDLPAAHQRPPAAEYLRNMIAKADGILISSPEYNYSIPGGLKNAIDWASRGEDSPLRHKPVAVIGATSGLWGTVRMQMDFHAIFLYMDMKPVYKPEVLLAEADKKFDAHGDLTDETAKKFLKQKLKALKELILTSVSSEEYNAVKV, via the coding sequence ATGAATAACGATCAAATACGTCTTATAGGTTTGTCTGGCAGCCTGAGAAAAGGATCTTACAATAGTTTATTATTAAAAGCAGCTACACAATTATTACCTGCTGATGTTACAATGGATATTGTTTCTATAGAGGATATTCCTTTATATAATGCAGATCTTGATCTGCCTGCTGCACACCAACGTCCGCCAGCAGCTGAATACTTACGTAATATGATTGCAAAAGCAGATGGTATCCTTATTTCATCGCCTGAGTATAATTATTCAATACCCGGCGGATTAAAAAATGCTATTGATTGGGCATCAAGAGGTGAAGATTCTCCATTGAGGCATAAACCTGTGGCAGTGATTGGAGCTACGTCGGGACTATGGGGTACAGTAAGAATGCAAATGGATTTTCATGCAATATTTCTTTATATGGATATGAAACCTGTGTATAAACCAGAAGTATTGCTGGCAGAGGCAGATAAAAAATTTGATGCACATGGAGATCTTACTGATGAAACGGCCAAAAAATTCCTTAAGCAAAAATTGAAAGCATTAAAAGAATTGATTCTCACATCGGTTTCTTCCGAAGAATATAATGCTGTAAAAGTCTGA
- a CDS encoding DNA topoisomerase IB produces the protein MTKSSSLPALRKSTLIKLGQDPVATAEAVKLVYVNCKGEGITRTGTSKGFKYVYRNKTIKDKKILERIRSLVIPPAWKDVWICTRAEGHLQATGLDANNRKQYRYHPLWNELRNKTKFYRLPSLGKMLPAIRRQLEADLALPGLSKNKVLAALVSLMDKTGIRIGNEFYEKLYGSFGLTTLKDKHADIKGSTLKFSFRGKKGVEHCISLKSKKLAKIVQHCRDIPGKELFQYIDEDGQRQSIDSGMVNEYIRELATDDFTAKDFRTWCGTVVALTAIKENGIATDEGGKKKVIAVLDKVAEHLGNTRTVCKKYYVHPSLLELYETGKLDKWLSKKDSKNKQTNGLQPIERTLVNILESLE, from the coding sequence ATGACTAAATCATCATCACTTCCTGCTTTGAGAAAAAGTACTTTAATAAAACTGGGACAGGATCCTGTTGCTACTGCAGAGGCTGTAAAACTTGTATATGTCAACTGTAAAGGTGAAGGCATTACAAGAACAGGTACAAGCAAAGGGTTCAAGTACGTTTACCGAAACAAAACAATAAAAGATAAAAAGATACTTGAGCGAATACGTTCACTTGTCATTCCGCCTGCATGGAAAGATGTATGGATCTGTACACGAGCAGAAGGACATTTACAGGCAACAGGATTGGATGCAAATAACCGGAAACAATACCGCTATCATCCGTTATGGAATGAACTGAGAAATAAAACGAAATTTTATCGTTTACCCTCGTTAGGAAAAATGTTACCTGCCATCCGGAGGCAACTGGAAGCTGACCTGGCATTACCCGGGTTGTCAAAAAATAAAGTGCTTGCTGCTCTTGTAAGCCTTATGGATAAAACAGGCATCCGTATCGGGAATGAATTTTACGAAAAATTATATGGTTCGTTTGGTCTTACTACATTAAAAGATAAACATGCGGATATAAAAGGCAGTACATTAAAATTTAGTTTCCGTGGCAAAAAAGGAGTTGAGCATTGCATCTCGTTAAAGAGTAAAAAACTAGCTAAGATCGTACAACACTGCAGGGATATACCGGGCAAAGAACTTTTCCAGTATATAGATGAAGATGGACAACGGCAATCAATCGATTCAGGAATGGTAAATGAATATATCAGGGAACTGGCGACAGATGATTTTACTGCCAAAGATTTTCGTACCTGGTGCGGCACAGTGGTAGCATTAACTGCGATAAAAGAGAACGGAATAGCTACCGATGAAGGAGGAAAGAAAAAAGTGATCGCAGTGCTGGATAAAGTAGCAGAGCACCTGGGAAACACAAGGACCGTATGCAAAAAATATTATGTTCACCCTTCACTGCTTGAATTATATGAAACAGGAAAACTGGATAAATGGCTATCAAAAAAAGATAGTAAAAACAAGCAAACGAATGGCCTGCAGCCAATAGAAAGAACATTGGTGAACATACTGGAAAGCTTAGAATGA
- a CDS encoding DUF3943 domain-containing protein — translation MIYYPATLMFMKTIFTILFLVMLSFSSFAQQAADTVKIDSDLYSDTIKFLPDSVDKRPRNIYGHLLNDDPLYNRKYAWPIPLLRVTTANLFNWATSRYVFRFDWARISVQNWKDNLKYGWEWDNDRFGVNFIGHPHTGSTYFNVARSNGYSFWATYPYTIAGSFMWEYFGENTRPSKNDLINTPISGAFLGEVLYRISSTILDDRKRGAERVWREIFAGLINPTRALNRFTQNKMWRVTKVDVYQQEPLNITLSIGAHRVNENNKFGTGASNAIANLQLDYGDPFELRRRKPFDVFRLKLEGRYGDDKKIVDNVLGYGFLFGKSFEKENYGMLAGIFQHFDYWNNKVFEVGTLGFGPGIISKIKFGRNSTLYSSLHFAGVPIAGNSTRVGPDTSEFRNYPFGGGWEGKIEERFDLSKLISIGFSGYYYWIFNYEGSPGKSHIGILKPMINIRLINNLRLGFEHHIYYDNRFINDLGSLNLERTEQKIYLQYFFGDRN, via the coding sequence ATGATATACTACCCGGCAACATTAATGTTTATGAAAACTATTTTTACTATTCTTTTCCTGGTAATGCTTTCATTTAGCAGTTTTGCACAGCAAGCTGCCGATACTGTAAAGATTGATAGCGATCTTTACTCCGATACCATAAAATTTTTACCCGATTCTGTAGACAAAAGACCCCGCAATATTTATGGTCACCTGCTAAATGATGATCCTCTTTATAACCGAAAGTATGCCTGGCCGATTCCATTACTAAGGGTAACAACTGCCAATCTTTTTAACTGGGCAACGAGCCGCTATGTTTTTAGATTTGATTGGGCCAGGATAAGCGTTCAAAACTGGAAAGACAACCTGAAGTATGGATGGGAATGGGATAATGATCGCTTTGGAGTTAATTTTATTGGTCATCCTCATACCGGCAGTACTTATTTTAATGTTGCACGCAGTAATGGCTATTCTTTCTGGGCCACTTATCCTTATACAATTGCAGGAAGTTTTATGTGGGAGTATTTTGGTGAGAATACAAGACCATCAAAAAATGATTTAATAAATACACCTATAAGCGGTGCTTTTTTAGGTGAAGTATTATATCGTATTAGTTCCACTATTCTTGATGATCGCAAACGGGGAGCTGAAAGAGTATGGCGTGAAATTTTTGCGGGACTTATCAATCCTACGAGAGCACTGAATCGTTTTACACAAAATAAAATGTGGAGAGTTACAAAGGTTGATGTTTACCAGCAGGAACCCCTGAATATAACACTTAGCATTGGTGCACATCGTGTAAATGAGAATAATAAATTTGGAACAGGTGCATCGAATGCTATTGCAAACCTACAACTGGATTATGGTGATCCTTTTGAATTGAGAAGGCGAAAACCTTTTGACGTTTTCCGGTTGAAATTAGAAGGCCGATATGGAGATGATAAAAAAATTGTTGATAATGTACTGGGTTATGGATTTTTATTTGGAAAAAGTTTTGAGAAAGAAAATTATGGAATGCTTGCAGGCATCTTTCAGCATTTTGATTACTGGAACAATAAAGTTTTTGAGGTAGGTACTCTTGGCTTTGGACCCGGTATTATTTCAAAAATTAAATTCGGGAGGAATTCAACTCTTTATTCAAGTTTACATTTTGCAGGTGTACCTATTGCAGGTAACAGTACAAGAGTTGGTCCCGATACTTCTGAGTTCCGTAATTATCCTTTTGGAGGTGGATGGGAAGGAAAAATAGAAGAACGCTTTGATCTGTCTAAATTGATCAGCATTGGATTTTCCGGTTACTATTACTGGATATTCAATTATGAAGGTTCTCCCGGAAAAAGTCATATCGGTATTTTAAAACCTATGATCAATATCCGGCTGATCAATAATCTCCGTTTGGGATTTGAGCACCATATTTATTATGATAATCGTTTTATCAACGATCTTGGATCATTGAACCTGGAAAGAACAGAACAAAAAATCTATTTGCAGTATTTCTTCGGAGACAGGAATTGA
- a CDS encoding T9SS type A sorting domain-containing protein: MRKAILQTVKATFLLAGFSTFINSAYSQQNIIADKNKTRPDTEIKTSIDARIIFFKATRMDSWNEIQWSALQEEDTRRYIIEYSTNGIDYRTAGEVTPLNGEYLLKHRTLDTRSFLYRIRAERNDGKFYNLRVALLEGNDIPPVKIYPTIIEGNTINIDAGLPVERINIYSPDGRQVFVKEMAGFTGTTQIVIPSLSKGTYWINFYGSGWQSTSKFIIGR; this comes from the coding sequence ATGCGGAAAGCGATTTTACAAACTGTAAAAGCCACCTTTCTGCTCGCAGGATTTTCCACCTTTATAAATTCTGCTTACAGCCAGCAAAATATTATTGCCGACAAGAATAAGACACGGCCCGATACAGAAATAAAAACAAGTATCGATGCAAGAATAATTTTTTTCAAAGCAACAAGAATGGATAGCTGGAATGAAATACAATGGTCTGCATTGCAGGAGGAAGATACCCGGCGTTATATTATAGAGTACAGTACAAATGGAATCGATTATCGTACGGCAGGAGAAGTTACTCCATTAAACGGTGAATATTTATTGAAACATCGTACGTTGGATACAAGATCATTTCTTTATCGCATACGGGCAGAAAGAAACGATGGTAAATTTTACAATCTCAGGGTTGCTTTGCTGGAAGGAAACGATATTCCACCGGTAAAGATTTATCCAACTATAATTGAAGGCAACACAATAAACATAGACGCTGGTTTGCCGGTAGAACGTATCAATATTTATTCTCCTGACGGACGGCAGGTATTTGTAAAAGAAATGGCTGGATTTACAGGCACTACACAAATTGTAATTCCTTCTTTAAGTAAAGGAACGTACTGGATAAATTTTTACGGGAGTGGATGGCAAAGCACTTCAAAATTTATTATTGGGAGATAA
- a CDS encoding CsbD family protein: MDKMEVKGKWNEWKGKLKQQYATLTDDDLKYEEGKEDETWGRIQKKTGKAKDDLVKWLKGLG, translated from the coding sequence ATGGACAAGATGGAAGTAAAAGGTAAATGGAATGAGTGGAAAGGAAAGTTGAAACAGCAATATGCTACTTTAACGGACGATGATCTTAAATATGAAGAAGGTAAGGAAGATGAAACATGGGGCAGAATACAGAAAAAGACAGGTAAAGCAAAAGATGACTTGGTTAAATGGTTAAAAGGATTGGGGTAA
- a CDS encoding SRPBCC domain-containing protein — METKKSKYSGNQQGSAVQNDVLIHRVFDLPVSKVWRALTVAEEFKKWWGPKDFSCPSSKMEAKVGGKYLNCMRGPDGKDYWSTGVVKELIPEKRLVVTDHFSDAKGNIKNASEHGMPGNWPDELLITFDLEEADGVTKLRLLHEGIPEEMHDDCVNGWNECFDKLEENIK; from the coding sequence ATGGAAACAAAAAAAAGTAAATACAGTGGAAATCAACAGGGATCTGCTGTACAAAATGATGTCCTTATACATCGTGTGTTTGATCTGCCTGTTAGTAAAGTATGGCGGGCACTGACAGTAGCTGAAGAGTTCAAAAAATGGTGGGGACCAAAAGATTTTAGTTGTCCCTCCAGTAAGATGGAAGCAAAAGTAGGTGGTAAATATTTGAATTGTATGCGTGGACCTGATGGCAAAGACTACTGGTCAACAGGAGTTGTGAAAGAATTAATTCCTGAAAAAAGACTGGTTGTTACAGACCATTTTTCAGATGCGAAAGGAAATATTAAAAATGCTTCCGAACATGGTATGCCCGGAAACTGGCCAGATGAGCTTTTGATAACTTTTGATCTTGAAGAAGCGGATGGTGTAACAAAGTTGAGACTTCTTCATGAAGGTATACCAGAAGAAATGCATGATGATTGTGTAAATGGGTGGAATGAATGCTTTGATAAGCTGGAAGAGAATATTAAATAA